In Elaeis guineensis isolate ETL-2024a chromosome 1, EG11, whole genome shotgun sequence, a genomic segment contains:
- the LOC105039935 gene encoding bZIP transcription factor 53, with translation MSSVPAPQTSGSEEDAQLIVDERKRKRMLSNRESARRSRMRKQQHLDDLLSQVAQLKEENGQILMQVNLFTEQYVRLESENTVLRTQVMELTDRLRSLNSVLHLVEELSGMAMDIPEIPDPILKPWQLPCPAQPIIGIGECVPVLKVQFIV, from the coding sequence ATGTCGTCAGTGCCGGCCCCCCAGACATCTGGTTCCGAGGAAGATGCACAGCTCATAGTGGATGAGAGGAAGCGCAAGAGGATGCTCTCGAACCGGGAATCAGCAAGGAGGTCCCGGATGAGGAAGCAGCAGCACCTAGATGATTTGCTGAGCCAAGTTGCTCAGCTGAAGGAGGAGAACGGCCAGATCTTAATGCAGGTCAATCTGTTCACCGAGCAATATGTGAGGCTGGAGTCAGAGAATACAGTTCTGAGGACTCAGGTGATGGAATTGACTGATAGGCTTCGGTCGCTGAATTCGGTTCTCCACCTTGTGGAGGAGCTCAGTGGGATGGCCATGGATATACCTGAGATACCTGATCCAATCCTTAAGCCATGGCAGCTCCCTTGCCCTGCCCAGCCAATCATTGGCATCGGCGAATGTGTTCCAGTGCTGAAGGTTCAATTTATTGTGTGA